The Oncorhynchus tshawytscha isolate Ot180627B linkage group LG08, Otsh_v2.0, whole genome shotgun sequence genome window below encodes:
- the LOC112256701 gene encoding proto-oncogene c-Fos isoform X2, producing MVQPTIITSVSPSLGSKQANEVQSSHQATPKVGGSRGKNTGRKGKIEQLSPEEEEKKRVRRERNKMAAAKCRNRRRELTDTLQAETDQLEEDKTALQIEIANLLKEKERLEIVLATHNPVCQIAEDLDSIFLEPSGSPELPPSPEGSKLHEDSAQEAPSLQDMDIPSDPSTAISGNSNILLCASAEVNICDLEPSLDMKEGLLDNLLPSMEEKVPTETARSVPDIDLSGSLGVTDWETLYKSVSNDLEPLSTPVVTSTPTCSSYLTIFTFSCPELDSFGEGFDGRKSGVGKAESVDILKSPTLLAL from the exons ATGGTCCAGCCGACTATTATAAcatctgtctccccatctctggGTAGCAAGCAAGCCAATGAAGTGCAGAGCTCTCACCAGGCAACACCCAAAGTGGGCGGGAGCAGGGGAAAAAACACTGGCAGAAAGGGGAAAATCGAACAG CTCTCtccagaggaagaagagaagaagagggtgaggagagagaggaataaaatGGCTGCAGCCAAGTGTCGCAACAGACGGAGGGAACTCACTGATACACTGCAAGCT GAGACTGATCAGCTGGAGGAAGACAAAACAGCTCTGCAGATTGAGATAGCCAATCTcctcaaagagaaagagaggctcGAAATTGTCCTCGCTACTCATAACCCTGTGTGCCAAATTGCAGAAGACCTGGACTCCATCTTCTTGGAGCCCAGTGGGTCTCCCGAGCTGCCCCCCAGCCCAGAGGGGAGTAAGCTCCATGAGGACAGTGCCCAGGAAGCCCCCTCGCTCCAGGACATGGACATTCCCAGTGACCCATCCACAGCCATCTCTGGGAACTCCAACATCCTACTCTGTGCCAGTGCTGAAGTAAACATCTGCGACCTTGAGCCCTCTTTGGACATGAAGGAGGGGCTCCTGGACAATCTGCTGCCCAGCATGGAGGAGAAAGTCCCTACAGAGACTGCCCGCTCTGTACCAGACATTGACCTGAGCGGTTCCCTTGGGGTTACGGACTGGGAAACCCTGTACAAATCTGTGTCTAACGACCTAGAGCCTCTGAGCACTCCTGTTGTGACCTCGACCCCCACCTGTAGCAGCTACTTGACCATTTTCACATTCTCCTGTCCCGAGCTCGACTCCTTTGGAGAGGGGTTTGACGGTCGCAAAAGTGGAGTGGGCAAGGCTGAATCTGTTGATATCCTCAAGTCTCCAACCCTGTTGGCCTTATAA
- the LOC112256701 gene encoding proto-oncogene c-Fos isoform X1, which yields MFLNSEFDSMSRCSTESPVGDTLMYYQKTQDDSFSTSSASPSESSAQELCPDMDIPATSFVPTVTAISTTPDLQWMVQPTIITSVSPSLGSKQANEVQSSHQATPKVGGSRGKNTGRKGKIEQLSPEEEEKKRVRRERNKMAAAKCRNRRRELTDTLQAETDQLEEDKTALQIEIANLLKEKERLEIVLATHNPVCQIAEDLDSIFLEPSGSPELPPSPEGSKLHEDSAQEAPSLQDMDIPSDPSTAISGNSNILLCASAEVNICDLEPSLDMKEGLLDNLLPSMEEKVPTETARSVPDIDLSGSLGVTDWETLYKSVSNDLEPLSTPVVTSTPTCSSYLTIFTFSCPELDSFGEGFDGRKSGVGKAESVDILKSPTLLAL from the exons ATGTTTCTTAACTCTGAATTCGATTCAATGTCTCGCTGCAGCACAGAATCCCCTGTCGGGGACACCCTGATGTACTATCAGAAGACGCAAGATGACTCTTTCTCCACGTCCTCAGCTTCGCCGTCAGAGAGCAGTGCACAG GAGCTCTGCCCAGACATGGATATACCAGCCACTTCATTTGTTCCAACAGTGACTGCAATTTCCACTACCCCAGATTTGCAGTGGATGGTCCAGCCGACTATTATAAcatctgtctccccatctctggGTAGCAAGCAAGCCAATGAAGTGCAGAGCTCTCACCAGGCAACACCCAAAGTGGGCGGGAGCAGGGGAAAAAACACTGGCAGAAAGGGGAAAATCGAACAG CTCTCtccagaggaagaagagaagaagagggtgaggagagagaggaataaaatGGCTGCAGCCAAGTGTCGCAACAGACGGAGGGAACTCACTGATACACTGCAAGCT GAGACTGATCAGCTGGAGGAAGACAAAACAGCTCTGCAGATTGAGATAGCCAATCTcctcaaagagaaagagaggctcGAAATTGTCCTCGCTACTCATAACCCTGTGTGCCAAATTGCAGAAGACCTGGACTCCATCTTCTTGGAGCCCAGTGGGTCTCCCGAGCTGCCCCCCAGCCCAGAGGGGAGTAAGCTCCATGAGGACAGTGCCCAGGAAGCCCCCTCGCTCCAGGACATGGACATTCCCAGTGACCCATCCACAGCCATCTCTGGGAACTCCAACATCCTACTCTGTGCCAGTGCTGAAGTAAACATCTGCGACCTTGAGCCCTCTTTGGACATGAAGGAGGGGCTCCTGGACAATCTGCTGCCCAGCATGGAGGAGAAAGTCCCTACAGAGACTGCCCGCTCTGTACCAGACATTGACCTGAGCGGTTCCCTTGGGGTTACGGACTGGGAAACCCTGTACAAATCTGTGTCTAACGACCTAGAGCCTCTGAGCACTCCTGTTGTGACCTCGACCCCCACCTGTAGCAGCTACTTGACCATTTTCACATTCTCCTGTCCCGAGCTCGACTCCTTTGGAGAGGGGTTTGACGGTCGCAAAAGTGGAGTGGGCAAGGCTGAATCTGTTGATATCCTCAAGTCTCCAACCCTGTTGGCCTTATAA
- the LOC112256699 gene encoding jun dimerization protein 2 produces MQRFPIFKIYSRPSADKKKGQLLHSGSKSAVVTAGSYMMPGPIPDPRMTAGSLPSLGPLAGIPYTTLTDQLKYANLQELGAMLSPLHFLGKLGKRPLTIKTERDEEEDRRKRRREKNKVAAARCRNKKKERTDYLQRESERLEVMNSELKTQIEELKHERQQLIIMLNHHRPTCIVRTDSVKTPESEANPLLEQLEG; encoded by the exons ATGCAACGGTTTCCAATTTTTAAAATATACTCTCGACCTTCAGCTGACAAGAAGAAAGGACAACTGTTGCACTCGGGATCAAAGTCAG CTGTGGTCACGGCTGGGTCTTATATGATGCCGGGACCAATCCCAGATCCTCGGATGACAGCCGGCTCATTGCCCAGCCTGGGTCCCCTGGCAGGGATCCCCTACACCACACTGACTGACCAGCTCAAGTACGCCAACCTCCAGGAACTGGGGGCCATGCTCTCTCCACTGCACTTCCTGGGCAAGCTAGGGAAGAGGCCCCTAACCATCAAAACAGAG agagatgaggaagaagacaggaggaaacgaaggagagagaaaaacaaagtaGCAGCAGCACGCTGTAGAAACAAAAAAAAGGAGAGGACAGACTATCTACAAAGG GAATCGGAGAGACTAGAGGTGATGAACTCTGAACTCAAAACTCAGATTGAGGAGCTGAAGCATGAGCGGCAGCAGCTGATCATCATGTTGAATCACCACCGCCCAACGTGCATAGTCAGGACGGACAGCGTCAAGACCCCTGAGAGTGAAGCCAACCCCCTGCTGGAGCAACTGGAGGGCTAG